A window of Vigna unguiculata cultivar IT97K-499-35 chromosome 4, ASM411807v1, whole genome shotgun sequence contains these coding sequences:
- the LOC114181080 gene encoding probable glutamate dehydrogenase 3: MNALAATNRNFRLASRLLGLDSKLEKSLLIPFREIKVECTIPKDDGSLATFVGFRIQHDNARGPMKGGIRYHPEVEPDEVNALAQLMTWKTAVANIPYGGAKGGIGCDPAELSVSELERLTRVFTQKIHDLIGVQTDVPAPDMGTGPQTMAWILDEYSKFHGHSPAVVTGKPIDLGGSLGRDAATGRGVLFATEALLKEHGKSVSGQRFVIQGFGNVGSWAAQLISEKGGIVVAVSDVTGAIKNSNGLDIPSLLKHSRENRGVKGFHGGDAIDPKSILVEDCDVLVPAALGGVINRENANEIKAKFIVEAANHPTDPEADEILKKRGVVILPDIFANSGGVTVSYFEWVQNIQGFMWDEEKVNNELRTYMTKGFKDVKDMCKTHDCDLRMGAFTLAVNRVARATVLRGWEA; encoded by the exons ATGAATGCACTTGCAGCCACCAACAGGAACTTCAGGTTAGCCTCTAGGCTCCTGGGATTGGATTCCAAGCTTGAGAAAAGTTTGCTCATTCCTTTCAGAGAAATCAAG GTTGAGTGTACCATCCCTAAAGACGATGGCTCTTTGGCCACTTTTGTTGGATTCAGGATTCAACATGATAATGCCAGAGGCCCCATGAAAGGAGGAATCAGATACCATCCTGAG GTTGAACCAGATGAAGTGAATGCTTTGGCACAACTCATGACATGGAAGACAGCAGTAGCAAATATACCATATGGTGGGGCCAAAGGAGGGATAGGATGTGATCCTGCAGAACTAAGTGTGTCAGAGTTAGAGAGACTTACCAGAGTTTTCACACAGAAAATTCATGATCTGATTGGAGTTCAGACAGATGTACCTGCACCTGATATGGGAACAGGACCACAG ACTATGGCATGGATACTAGATGAGTATTCCAAATTTCATGGCCACTCTCCTGCAGTAGTTACTGGGAAACCTATT GATCTCGGTGGATCTCTAGGCAGAGATGCAGCCACAGGTAGGGGAGTCCTCTTTGCGACTGAGGCTTTGCTTAAGGAGCATGGAAAGAGTGTGTCTGGACAACGGTTTGTCATACAG GGTTTTGGAAATGTAGGGTCCTGGGCTGCCCAATTGATCAGTGAGAAAGGTGGCATAGTTGTTGCTGTGAGTGACGTAACTGGGGCCATAAAGAACAGTAATGGTCTTGACATACCAAGTCTACTCAAGCATTCCAGAGAAAACAGAGGAGTGAAAGGATTCCATGGTGGTGATGCTATTGATCCCAAGTCAATATTGGTTGAAGACTGTGATGTTCTTGTCCCAGCAGCTCTTGGGGGAGTCATCAATAG GGAAAACGCCAACGAGATTAAAGCCAAATTTATTGTTGAAGCAGCTAATCACCCAACTGACCCTGAGGCTGATGAG ATCTTGAAAAAGAGAGGGGTTGTGATCCTGCCAGATATTTTTGCAAATTCAGGAGGAGTGACAGTTAGCTACTTTGAGTGGGTGCAG AACATACAAGGATTCATGTGGGATGAGGAGAAGGTGAACAATGAATTAAGGACATACATGACCAAAGGGTTCAAAGATGTGAAGGACATGTGCAAAACCCATGATTGTGACCTTCGTATGGGGGCATTCACTCTTGCAGTTAACCGTGTGGCAAGGGCCACTGTCCTTAGAGGTTGGGAAGCTTAA